One genomic window of Parabacteroides pacaensis includes the following:
- a CDS encoding efflux RND transporter periplasmic adaptor subunit, translating into MKQIEMMAGMLFSLVGLAACGGNQAAETQAESPQNAAVIVSTERIAYSDGNEDKLYHADLEYARSFKFVAQTDGIITKVMIRPGQKVTKGQMLVVYPPQNYQLQVEQQQAIYRDLQSKLKKQKALLSKGFVARQTVEDLELEVENKAKEVRIMEEQYVVKAPFSGTVTDMSVTQGDHVVSGTQLFILSEMDKLAAEFFASMEEAFLMKEGDNVTLELGSLPELQGKVVRKSAIMDDARKAYRIRAEFDNRHGMAVGGITANVRMRLAGNGNSIRVPLTAVASVGGKDMIYKCVDGHAVATPVRIVRIVGQQAVIEGDIAPGDEYVTIGIEKISDKSPINTMNSNL; encoded by the coding sequence ATGAAACAGATTGAAATGATGGCAGGAATGCTATTCTCCTTAGTGGGGCTGGCAGCCTGTGGTGGAAACCAGGCTGCGGAGACTCAGGCAGAGAGTCCACAAAATGCAGCGGTCATCGTCAGCACTGAGCGGATAGCGTATAGCGATGGTAATGAGGATAAACTCTATCATGCGGATTTGGAGTATGCACGCTCTTTCAAGTTTGTGGCACAGACCGACGGCATTATTACCAAAGTGATGATTCGTCCCGGGCAAAAAGTGACCAAAGGGCAAATGCTTGTTGTGTATCCCCCGCAGAATTATCAATTACAGGTAGAACAACAACAAGCCATTTACAGAGATTTACAGAGCAAACTCAAGAAACAGAAAGCACTTCTTTCCAAAGGGTTCGTAGCCCGGCAAACGGTGGAAGACCTCGAACTGGAGGTGGAGAATAAAGCCAAAGAAGTAAGGATAATGGAGGAACAGTATGTGGTGAAAGCTCCGTTTTCGGGCACTGTAACGGATATGTCCGTTACTCAAGGAGACCATGTCGTTTCCGGCACACAACTTTTCATCCTATCCGAAATGGATAAACTGGCCGCAGAGTTCTTTGCCTCTATGGAAGAGGCGTTTCTGATGAAAGAAGGAGACAACGTGACGCTTGAATTGGGTTCGTTACCAGAATTGCAAGGCAAGGTAGTGCGGAAAAGCGCCATCATGGATGATGCACGCAAGGCTTACAGAATCAGGGCGGAATTCGATAACCGGCACGGCATGGCTGTAGGAGGGATTACTGCCAACGTCCGGATGAGGCTGGCAGGAAACGGAAACTCCATCCGGGTGCCATTGACGGCTGTAGCTTCTGTGGGAGGAAAGGATATGATTTATAAATGTGTTGACGGACATGCAGTAGCCACTCCTGTGCGCATCGTCCGTATCGTGGGGCAACAGGCTGTTATCGAAGGTGACATAGCACCGGGAGACGAATATGTCACCATCGGAATAGAAAAAATATCAGATAAATCGCCCATTAATACAATGAATTCCAACTTATGA
- a CDS encoding TolC family protein: MRQFLILIFALVPFIGEAQEYSLEQYLERVKQENVNIKKAQNETRQSEEDVKMARSEYLPSISANLGYRRDFNASYMYVNGEQEGMEGLPAKFPVNFKNTLNGAVTLEQSIYNAPALANRKIAKLANAYANLLQEDQTNEMLKQGTLLFYQLLYAKESLSILEENSALAQNQYRQMSEMFTNGLVSEFSMKQSELYYQQTLPDIENARKSVTNLMRELRLLANIAEEESFEITGRIEVPEDTSIKDNNEILLDNTLKMEQSLRRMDMAKQEITLSKAAFMPKISLELGYTLDTYDDKFRFKDRNGVGHGSVNLSIPIFSGGYNRSKVRKSRIAYEKSKLEHQDLRNQLEREYQSLLTDKKVALTQIITNRKMVELANAEIQASEEKLSLGLITNLELRETRISYIQAKLQLLNAALDYQTAIVNIKNLLK, encoded by the coding sequence ATGAGACAATTTTTAATTTTAATATTTGCACTTGTCCCTTTTATCGGGGAAGCACAGGAATATTCTCTTGAGCAATATTTAGAAAGAGTGAAGCAGGAGAATGTGAATATCAAGAAGGCGCAAAATGAAACGAGGCAAAGTGAAGAAGATGTGAAAATGGCACGTTCCGAATACCTACCCAGTATCAGTGCCAATCTGGGATACCGGCGTGATTTTAACGCCAGTTATATGTATGTTAACGGCGAACAAGAAGGAATGGAAGGATTACCCGCCAAGTTTCCTGTGAATTTTAAGAATACACTGAATGGTGCGGTCACGCTGGAGCAGTCCATTTATAATGCGCCAGCCCTTGCCAACCGGAAGATTGCCAAGTTAGCAAATGCTTATGCAAACTTGTTGCAGGAAGACCAGACCAATGAAATGCTCAAGCAAGGAACCCTCCTTTTTTATCAGTTGCTCTATGCGAAGGAGTCTTTGAGCATTTTGGAGGAGAACAGTGCATTGGCACAAAACCAATACCGGCAGATGAGTGAGATGTTCACAAACGGACTTGTGAGTGAGTTTTCCATGAAGCAGTCCGAACTTTATTATCAACAGACATTGCCGGATATTGAGAATGCCCGGAAATCAGTTACCAATCTGATGCGTGAACTTCGCCTGCTTGCCAATATAGCGGAAGAAGAATCTTTTGAGATAACAGGCAGAATAGAGGTCCCTGAAGATACTTCCATAAAAGACAACAACGAAATATTACTTGATAATACACTGAAAATGGAACAAAGCCTCAGACGTATGGATATGGCAAAGCAGGAAATCACTCTATCCAAAGCCGCATTCATGCCCAAAATCTCTTTAGAGCTAGGATATACACTGGATACATACGATGATAAGTTTCGGTTCAAAGATCGAAACGGGGTCGGTCATGGCTCCGTTAATCTGAGTATTCCCATCTTCTCAGGCGGATACAACAGATCCAAAGTGCGTAAATCACGCATTGCCTATGAAAAGAGCAAGCTGGAGCATCAGGATTTAAGGAACCAGTTGGAAAGAGAATATCAAAGTTTATTGACGGACAAAAAGGTTGCCCTTACCCAAATCATAACCAACCGGAAGATGGTGGAACTGGCAAATGCGGAAATACAGGCTTCGGAAGAAAAGCTGAGCCTTGGACTGATTACCAATCTTGAACTTCGCGAAACACGCATTTCCTATATCCAGGCTAAACTGCAACTGCTCAATGCAGCCTTAGACTATCAAACCGCCATAGTGAACATTAAAAACTTACTGAAATAA
- a CDS encoding discoidin domain-containing protein, producing MKHNTILVLFSVFSNKVLQSRAYRQAEITIRTLFLFMIAVILISCNNRPQEIKQALKLAGENAAELEKVLDYYSHSIDDSLKKKAAEFLIINMTGHYSFREGTFSAFTEAAIPICTMNIDVHAKKQLIDSLVLSYDIKSINPEPDNQIISADYLIHNIDFSFSLWNKPWASHLTFDQFCEYLLPYKYAEFQQLDYWKDSLYNREAIYLQKKLFGGIDENYSFYVANLINERLRSTLHPYYLPYEYSYLFFNESLLEHIPFGACTDYSNIELAIFRANGVPAVSEMFPNRGRNREGHGWISILNSNGAVIPIPDGFYPSIGALFNPTEDFPKAYRLTYGRNDEYANVVPHAAYKDILSPFLVDITDRYIATSNLTIPITSSNIKDKCVFIAVFDNKRWKVVDKGMIKNKEAYFDNIGRNIAYLVLGNDGRKLVPISSPFLLKSNGNIEYIQADTSHLESVTLYRKYPASNHVLDAESRLIGGKIEASNRKDFSNSTVLFSINDSLYSDLITIDAISKYRYWRYTAPAGSYGCIAELQFYKPGEDSIAKGSIIANTFETWGDNPNNTVDKVFDGDHLTMFDSKNPNQNWVGLDFGKPISIDRIRIIPRSDGNRVQVGDTYELVYWGDHDWVSLGTQVATSNLLSFYSVPKGALLLLHNHTRGQQERIFLYKDGAIEWW from the coding sequence ATGAAACACAATACTATACTTGTTTTATTTTCCGTTTTTTCGAATAAGGTACTGCAAAGTCGAGCCTATCGACAGGCAGAGATTACTATTCGAACGCTCTTTCTTTTTATGATTGCTGTCATCCTAATAAGTTGTAATAATCGTCCGCAAGAAATAAAGCAAGCATTAAAGTTGGCCGGAGAAAATGCAGCCGAGCTAGAAAAAGTGCTGGATTACTATTCACATAGTATAGATGATTCCTTAAAGAAAAAAGCTGCTGAATTTTTGATTATAAATATGACTGGACATTACTCGTTTCGCGAGGGTACATTTTCAGCGTTTACAGAAGCTGCTATACCTATTTGTACCATGAATATAGATGTACATGCGAAAAAGCAATTAATAGACAGCTTGGTATTGAGTTATGATATAAAATCCATAAATCCCGAGCCTGATAACCAAATCATTTCAGCAGATTATCTTATTCATAATATCGATTTTTCATTTAGTCTCTGGAATAAACCTTGGGCAAGTCATTTAACCTTTGATCAATTTTGTGAATATCTATTACCTTATAAATATGCCGAATTTCAACAGTTGGATTATTGGAAAGACTCCTTATATAATAGAGAAGCTATCTATCTCCAAAAAAAACTATTTGGAGGCATTGATGAAAACTATTCTTTTTATGTAGCCAATCTTATTAACGAAAGGCTAAGGTCTACGTTACATCCGTATTATCTACCTTATGAGTATAGTTATCTTTTTTTTAATGAATCTTTATTGGAACATATTCCTTTTGGTGCATGTACTGACTATTCAAATATTGAATTGGCCATTTTTAGGGCTAATGGGGTTCCCGCTGTAAGCGAAATGTTTCCCAATAGAGGTCGCAACAGAGAGGGACACGGATGGATATCGATACTAAATAGTAACGGGGCGGTTATTCCTATTCCAGATGGATTTTACCCTAGTATAGGAGCCCTGTTTAATCCGACAGAAGATTTTCCAAAAGCGTATAGACTAACTTATGGACGTAACGATGAATATGCCAACGTTGTTCCTCATGCAGCTTATAAAGATATACTATCGCCTTTTCTAGTAGATATTACAGATAGGTATATAGCTACTAGCAATCTCACAATACCTATAACTAGTAGTAATATTAAAGATAAGTGTGTATTTATTGCTGTTTTTGACAATAAAAGATGGAAAGTTGTGGATAAGGGGATGATAAAAAATAAAGAAGCTTATTTTGATAACATAGGAAGAAATATTGCATATTTGGTTTTGGGGAATGATGGTCGTAAATTAGTTCCTATAAGTAGTCCTTTTCTGCTAAAAAGCAACGGCAATATAGAATATATTCAGGCTGACACATCTCATTTGGAAAGCGTCACACTTTATCGTAAATATCCGGCAAGTAATCATGTTTTAGATGCTGAAAGCAGATTGATAGGCGGAAAAATAGAAGCCTCAAATCGCAAAGACTTTTCTAATAGTACTGTTCTATTTTCAATTAACGATTCTTTATACTCAGATCTAATTACTATAGATGCAATATCAAAATACAGATACTGGAGATACACAGCCCCAGCAGGTTCTTACGGCTGTATTGCAGAGCTCCAGTTTTATAAACCAGGTGAAGATTCTATCGCAAAAGGTTCTATTATCGCCAATACGTTTGAAACATGGGGCGATAATCCCAATAATACGGTAGACAAAGTGTTTGATGGAGATCATTTAACCATGTTTGACTCCAAAAATCCAAATCAGAATTGGGTAGGTCTTGATTTTGGTAAACCGATATCTATTGATCGAATTCGTATTATTCCAAGAAGTGATGGCAATCGTGTTCAAGTTGGAGACACATATGAACTGGTATATTGGGGTGACCATGATTGGGTTTCATTGGGAACCCAAGTAGCAACATCTAATTTACTTTCGTTTTACTCGGTTCCCAAAGGAGCTCTTCTTCTTCTTCACAATCATACCCGCGGCCAACAAGAGCGCATATTTTTATATAAAGACGGAGCAATTGAATGGTGGTAG
- a CDS encoding O-antigen ligase family protein — translation MCGLIDKLRNITEKRNLLTPVIFFIIILGSGFCNIEAFPDYELQSKWYWVFIITPFLGLPYLFIKTKVKYFVTLVDILLILLFFYSLFRTMKAELLSTLLPIAGMFFLVYFFSKQEEKAIFNRFALVVLFISFILALQGIAQYMGILRQRLYFVVVGCFDNPAGYASMLSISTPFILHLTSSSQAKLIRYISWTTYIVIVIIIVLLLSRTGILAIGIISGLYLFKRYKTAFINNLTWKKCIALSLIASFIIGLYFVKKNSADGRLLIWKCTWEMIKEQPLLGHGYKSFQAKYMLYQAHYFKQNPQSKYTLLADNVKHPFNEFLYITAEFGFIGLALVLSLVVVLAQLILKKRNEDSFTFISILSVVIVFACFSYPFSYPFTWIVVAFCISRIAILSQSSSWYFYYAFGMQCCTILFSIILLTITLNDMYYKNRWHKVISRVRSIDTEVLTEYENLYSVLNKNAFFMYNYATKLNITADFRKSQQILAICENQINDYDIQMLKADNYKKQSDFYSAEKCYELAFQMCPCRFMPLYELVNIYDSIDCPKQAYRLACEIVNKPIKIPSPLIMAIKRKMKRKMTKLEKMARSQSTTVE, via the coding sequence ATGTGTGGATTGATTGATAAACTAAGAAATATAACAGAGAAGCGAAACCTGCTTACTCCTGTTATATTTTTTATTATCATCCTAGGTTCCGGGTTTTGTAATATCGAGGCTTTTCCTGATTACGAACTCCAATCAAAATGGTATTGGGTATTTATAATAACACCTTTCTTGGGCTTACCATACTTGTTTATTAAAACGAAAGTAAAATATTTTGTCACACTCGTTGACATTTTACTAATACTATTATTCTTTTATAGTCTATTTAGAACTATGAAGGCAGAGCTTCTGTCGACTCTTCTTCCTATTGCAGGGATGTTTTTTTTAGTCTATTTTTTTAGCAAGCAGGAAGAGAAAGCAATATTTAATCGCTTTGCACTAGTGGTTTTATTCATCTCTTTTATATTAGCACTACAAGGAATAGCACAATATATGGGAATATTGAGACAAAGACTCTACTTTGTTGTAGTGGGGTGCTTTGATAACCCTGCAGGCTACGCCTCCATGCTCTCAATAAGTACCCCGTTTATTTTACATCTCACGTCTTCCTCGCAAGCTAAATTAATCCGATACATAAGTTGGACTACTTATATCGTTATAGTGATAATAATCGTTTTATTACTCTCTCGGACAGGTATTCTTGCAATTGGAATTATAAGTGGTTTATATCTTTTTAAACGATATAAAACAGCGTTTATTAACAATTTAACTTGGAAAAAATGTATTGCTCTCAGCTTAATAGCTTCTTTTATAATAGGGTTGTACTTTGTAAAGAAAAATTCGGCAGACGGTCGGCTGCTGATCTGGAAATGTACTTGGGAGATGATTAAGGAACAGCCCTTATTAGGACATGGGTATAAAAGTTTTCAGGCTAAGTATATGCTTTACCAAGCTCACTACTTCAAACAAAACCCTCAGAGCAAATATACCCTATTAGCTGATAATGTAAAGCATCCTTTTAATGAATTTTTATATATAACTGCAGAATTTGGTTTTATTGGTCTTGCTTTAGTATTATCGCTAGTTGTTGTTCTTGCCCAACTGATTCTGAAAAAAAGAAATGAAGATTCCTTTACTTTCATATCCATTTTGTCAGTAGTCATTGTTTTTGCATGCTTTTCATATCCGTTTTCATATCCCTTTACTTGGATAGTAGTTGCATTTTGTATAAGTCGTATAGCTATTCTTTCGCAATCATCCTCATGGTATTTCTATTATGCTTTTGGGATGCAATGTTGTACTATATTATTCTCAATTATACTATTGACCATCACCTTAAATGATATGTATTATAAAAACAGATGGCATAAAGTCATATCTCGAGTTAGGTCTATTGATACTGAGGTATTGACCGAGTATGAAAATCTCTATTCTGTACTGAATAAAAATGCTTTTTTTATGTATAACTATGCTACAAAATTGAATATTACTGCAGATTTTCGAAAAAGCCAACAGATCTTAGCTATATGCGAAAATCAAATAAATGATTATGATATCCAAATGCTTAAGGCTGACAATTATAAAAAACAAAGCGATTTTTACTCTGCAGAGAAATGCTATGAATTAGCTTTTCAGATGTGCCCCTGTCGTTTTATGCCACTTTACGAATTGGTAAATATATACGATAGCATAGATTGTCCAAAACAAGCCTACAGGCTAGCTTGTGAAATAGTCAATAAGCCAATTAAAATACCTTCACCTTTAATTATGGCGATAAAAAGGAAAATGAAAAGAAAAATGACAAAGTTAGAAAAAATGGCCAGATCGCAATCAACAACTGTAGAATGA
- the rsxA gene encoding electron transport complex subunit RsxA, protein MEYIIIFIAAVFVNNIVLSQFLGICPFLGVSKKVETAMGMSAAVTFVLTIATIVTFLIQKYVLDQFGLGFMQTISFILVIAALVQMVEIVLKKVSPALYQALGVFLPLITTNCAILGVAILVIQKDYNLIQSIVFAVSTAIGFGLALVIFAGIREQLSMTHVPEGMKGTPIALVTAGLLAMAFMGFSGIV, encoded by the coding sequence ATGGAATATATTATCATATTTATTGCGGCAGTCTTTGTTAATAACATTGTACTGAGCCAGTTCCTAGGTATTTGTCCATTCCTTGGAGTATCAAAAAAAGTAGAAACAGCCATGGGTATGAGTGCAGCCGTAACCTTTGTACTTACCATTGCTACTATCGTAACGTTCTTGATCCAAAAGTACGTACTTGACCAATTCGGACTAGGATTTATGCAAACCATTTCTTTCATCTTGGTTATTGCAGCTTTAGTACAGATGGTAGAAATCGTCCTAAAGAAAGTTTCTCCGGCCCTTTACCAGGCTCTTGGGGTATTTTTACCTCTTATCACTACGAACTGTGCCATCTTAGGAGTAGCCATTTTAGTAATCCAAAAAGATTATAACCTGATACAATCTATTGTATTTGCTGTTTCTACCGCCATCGGCTTCGGATTGGCTTTGGTTATTTTTGCCGGTATCCGAGAGCAATTGTCGATGACACATGTTCCTGAAGGAATGAAAGGAACGCCTATTGCTTTAGTGACAGCCGGACTTTTGGCAATGGCATTTATGGGGTTCTCCGGAATTGTATAA
- a CDS encoding RnfABCDGE type electron transport complex subunit E, which yields MNNFKILLNGIVKENPTFVLLLGMCPTLGTTSSAINGMSMGLATMFVLVCSNLVISSLKKIIPDQVRIPAFIVIIATFVTIVQMTMEAFVPALYASLGLFIPLIVVNCIVLGRAEAFAAKNGVTSSIFDGLGMGLGFTFALTLLGMVREALGTGKFFGFTVMPEEFGSLIFVLAPGAFIALGYLIAIVNKLRKA from the coding sequence ATGAATAACTTTAAAATATTACTAAACGGCATTGTTAAGGAAAATCCGACATTTGTGCTGTTATTAGGTATGTGTCCCACTTTGGGTACAACCTCTTCAGCCATCAACGGAATGAGTATGGGATTAGCTACTATGTTCGTGCTCGTTTGTTCGAACCTAGTGATTTCTTCCTTGAAAAAAATTATCCCGGATCAAGTACGTATCCCGGCATTCATCGTCATTATCGCTACTTTCGTGACTATTGTGCAAATGACAATGGAAGCATTTGTACCGGCCTTATATGCTAGCTTGGGATTATTTATCCCGCTGATTGTGGTTAACTGTATCGTGCTAGGTCGTGCCGAAGCATTTGCAGCGAAAAATGGGGTAACTTCTTCTATATTCGACGGTCTTGGCATGGGATTAGGATTTACATTTGCCCTGACTTTACTGGGAATGGTCCGTGAAGCACTGGGAACAGGCAAATTTTTCGGATTTACTGTGATGCCGGAAGAATTCGGTTCATTGATATTCGTCTTAGCCCCGGGGGCATTCATTGCTTTGGGTTACCTGATTGCTATCGTAAACAAACTGCGTAAAGCATAA